Genomic window (Phycisphaeraceae bacterium):
CTCACCACACTGAGGAAAGGGCAGAAGATATGAGAGTTCACATTCCAATCACATTCATCGCACTCGCAGCAGGATCGGTCGTTGTCTGTGCCGACCCAGGAAACCTCACAATTACTGTCACTAACACGCAGGCGGCTGGCGGGTTTGCCTTCTCGCCGTTCTGGTTCGGTTCGCACGACAGTTCCTTCGACCTATTCAACTCCGGCAGCAGCGCTTCAATGTTCCCGGGTGTGACGAGCATCGCGGAACTCGCAGACACCAGCGCGCTGACAACCCATTTCAGCAGCGTACAACCAAACGGCACGCAACTAACCTTCGCCGAGCCAAACGGAGCACCGGTCTTCACGCCGGGTGAGTCCGCATCGATCAATCTGTCGGTCAGCGATACATCAATGCAGCGATATCTCAGCTACATGTCCATGGTCGTTCCCAGCAACGATCTCTTTGTTGGCTCGGACAACGCGATCGAGTTGTATGATGCGATGGGCAACTTCAACGGCCCTGTCACGATCAACATCTTCGGATCGAATGTGTATGACAACGGATCGGAAGTGAACAACATCCAGAACGGCGGCGCGTTCATCATGGGTGTCAACGCGATGCTGGGTGATGACGAGAACGGCAACATCCATCAGTTCCTGAGCGATCCAAACTCGGGCAACTACATCTCGTCAATCATCGGGCTGACTAACGGAGCCGGTATGACTATGACGACCGGGTTCGATGACACAACACTGCTGGGAACGATCACGATTGTGCCAGCGCCAAGCTCGATTGCACTGTTGGGCGCGTTTGCTCCGATCGCAATGCGTCGCCGTCGATAAGCACATATATCTCTTCTCATCTCTGCTGAAGACACGCAGCCTGCGATTCACACCGGATCGCAGGCTGTTTCTTACTGAACCGCAGCATTCAAATGCCAGCAAGCACAATCCGCTCCAATCTGCTAAAATGTGCGCATCGGGCTTGTGCCCGCGTGCTCGCACTATCGTCTGGCAGATCGGAGACATCATGGCAACATCACAGAATGGACTGACCCGCCGCGACCTTGTCAAGACCGGCGCTGCACTTGGTGCTGGGATACTGGTATCTCCGAGCTTTGCTGCACGGACGGTTCGTTCATCGAGTGAGCAGATCCGTGTTGGTGTGATCGGCTGCGGCGGACGTGGGACTGGTGCTGCGATCAACGCACTCGCTGCACATCCGGCAACGTGCATCGTCGCGCTCGCGGATCTCTTCGAGGACAGACTCAACGGCAGTCTCTCGCATCTTCGCAGCCGTGAGGATGCCGAGTCACGCGTGAAGATTGATCCCGCGCATACATTCGCAGGATTCGACGCGTACAAGAAGCTGCTTGCTATCAAGGAAATTGACTACGTCATCCTTGCCACACCGCCCCACTTCAGACCGATCCATTTCGATGCAGCAATCAACGCGGGAAAGAACGTCTTCATGGAGAAACCCGTTGCGGTTGATCCGCACGGCGTGCGCATGGTGATCGACGCGGGCGAACGAGCAAGAGCGCAGAAACTCTCCGTCGTTGCTGGCACACAGCGCCGCCACGAAAGGTCGTATCTCGCACTCATGGAACGTATCCAGAGCGGCGAGATTGGTGATGTTGTGGCAGCGCAGTGCTATTGGAACCAGGGCGGACTCTGGGTCCACGAGCGCAAGCCCGAGTATTCCGACATGGAATGGCAGTGCAGGAACTGGCTGTACTTCTGCTGGCTCTCCGGCGATCACATCTGCGAGCAGCACATCCACAATCTGGATGTGGTCAACTGGGCCAAGGGCGGCCCACCAGTCAAAGCAACAGGCATGGGCGGACGTCAGGTGCGCACCGAGGACAAATACGGGAACATCTTCGACCATTTTGCAATCGAGTACGAGTACGCCGACGGCAGTTCCCTGATGAGCATGTGCCGGCAGATCGATGGCTGCGCCGGTCGCGTCGAGGAGGTGCTGCGAGGATCCAAGGGAACATCTGTCTCGCGCCCCGGATTTGCAGTACTCAATGGTGCAAATGAGTGGCGATTCTCTGAGAAGAACGGGAATCCCTACGACGACGAACACCACGATCTCATCGCATCGATCACAGGTGAGGGTTCGTATCTGAACGAGGCGAAGCGAGTTGCTGAGAGCACACTCACCGCGATCATGGGACGTATGAGCACGTACACCGGTAAGCAAGTGACGTGGGAGCAGGCGATGAAATCGGAGTTGAATCTCGCGCCGGACACATACTCGTTCAGCGATCTGAAGACCGATCCGGTGCCAACACCCGGCAGGACACCCCTGATCTGAATACGAACCGATCTGACTCCCACACATCCTTAAGCATCCGGATCCACATTATGGAACGCAGAACATTTCTCGCTGCTGCTGGCGGCGCACTCGGGTCAACGGTTGCGCTCGGCGCATCAGCGATAAAGCCAACAACACATCGTGACGAAAAGTTCTCCATGCACTTTGCGCCGCACTTTGGCATGTTCCGCAACAAGGCTGGCGATGATCCGGTCGCGCAGCTCGAGTTTGCTGCCGATCAGGGATTCACCGCGTGGGAAGACAACGGCATGCAGGGACGCTCTGTCAAGGATCAGACGCGCATCGCAAAGGCAATGGAACGCCTGAACATGAAGATGGGTGTGTTTGTGCTCAATCCCAACTCGGCGTGGGGTCCGACGTTCAGCCAGGGAAAGAAGGAGGACATGGATGCCTTCGTTGATGCGTGCAAGGGCGCTGTCGAGGTCACGAAGCGCGTCAACGCAACATGGATGACCGTCGTGCTCGGCAAGGTGCATCCACGCATCGACATGGAATACCAGACAGCCTACGCGGTCGAGACACTCCGGCGCGGCGCAGCTGTGCTCGAACCACACAACCTTGTCATGGTGCTCGAACCACTGAATCCCTGGAACCATCCTGACATGCTGCTCGCGAAGATGTCGCACGCGTACCAGATCTGCCGTGCGGTCGACTCGCCCGCGTGCAAGATTCTGTGCGATCTGTACCATCAGCAGATCACCGAGGGCAATCTCATTCCAAACATCGATCGTGCGTGGGACGAGATCGGGTACTTCCAGATCGGCGACAACCCCGGGCGCAACGAGCCGACCACGGGCGAGATCAACTATCAAAACGTGTTCAAACACATCAAGGACAAGGGTTTTACCGGGATCATGGGCATGGAGCACGGCAACAGTAAGGGCGGCGCTGATGGTGAGCAGGCGGTGATTGATGCTTACAGGGAGTGTGATCCTGTTAGTTGAAATCCACGCTGGTTATTCTTTGCGTGTTTGAAGGTGTGCTGTTCGTCCCGGCGCACGCACCCGGAAGTCTGCAACAACTGCGAACCCACTTACACGACACCCAAGTTTCCTGAGCCAGCCCGCCATCACAGAACTCGACTGATGCCCGAGCCAGTAACTCGATGCATCTTTCACGAAATACATCCGTCTGTTTAGGTTGTATATTTCTGAGTCGCGCTGGCGATCAAACCGTGATTCCAGTTCAACCAGCAACTCGCTTGCGTCGGATCGTTCCACATCAATCTCGTGGATTGTGGTTGCGTAACCATCGAGCTCCCAAAGCATATTGCCATCCGCACCCAATGGTCCGAAATCGTGTTCACGACGAGCAAGCGTTCCGGGTGTTGGCCAGAAGAACACGATCGAGCCGTACAGATACGACTGCTGATCCTTGGCATACCACCGCCAGTCGCCGTACCCCCACTCAACAAATGCGTTGTTGTCGTCCTTTGGCAGCCAGAGTCTGCTGGTGTCACCATAGTCAACAAGATAGACGGTTGTTGGATCAGCAACGTGTACAGGCGGACGCACGGTG
Coding sequences:
- a CDS encoding spondin domain-containing protein, whose protein sequence is MRVHIPITFIALAAGSVVVCADPGNLTITVTNTQAAGGFAFSPFWFGSHDSSFDLFNSGSSASMFPGVTSIAELADTSALTTHFSSVQPNGTQLTFAEPNGAPVFTPGESASINLSVSDTSMQRYLSYMSMVVPSNDLFVGSDNAIELYDAMGNFNGPVTINIFGSNVYDNGSEVNNIQNGGAFIMGVNAMLGDDENGNIHQFLSDPNSGNYISSIIGLTNGAGMTMTTGFDDTTLLGTITIVPAPSSIALLGAFAPIAMRRRR
- a CDS encoding Gfo/Idh/MocA family oxidoreductase is translated as MATSQNGLTRRDLVKTGAALGAGILVSPSFAARTVRSSSEQIRVGVIGCGGRGTGAAINALAAHPATCIVALADLFEDRLNGSLSHLRSREDAESRVKIDPAHTFAGFDAYKKLLAIKEIDYVILATPPHFRPIHFDAAINAGKNVFMEKPVAVDPHGVRMVIDAGERARAQKLSVVAGTQRRHERSYLALMERIQSGEIGDVVAAQCYWNQGGLWVHERKPEYSDMEWQCRNWLYFCWLSGDHICEQHIHNLDVVNWAKGGPPVKATGMGGRQVRTEDKYGNIFDHFAIEYEYADGSSLMSMCRQIDGCAGRVEEVLRGSKGTSVSRPGFAVLNGANEWRFSEKNGNPYDDEHHDLIASITGEGSYLNEAKRVAESTLTAIMGRMSTYTGKQVTWEQAMKSELNLAPDTYSFSDLKTDPVPTPGRTPLI
- a CDS encoding TIM barrel protein, with product MERRTFLAAAGGALGSTVALGASAIKPTTHRDEKFSMHFAPHFGMFRNKAGDDPVAQLEFAADQGFTAWEDNGMQGRSVKDQTRIAKAMERLNMKMGVFVLNPNSAWGPTFSQGKKEDMDAFVDACKGAVEVTKRVNATWMTVVLGKVHPRIDMEYQTAYAVETLRRGAAVLEPHNLVMVLEPLNPWNHPDMLLAKMSHAYQICRAVDSPACKILCDLYHQQITEGNLIPNIDRAWDEIGYFQIGDNPGRNEPTTGEINYQNVFKHIKDKGFTGIMGMEHGNSKGGADGEQAVIDAYRECDPVS